From Rhopalosiphum padi isolate XX-2018 chromosome 2, ASM2088224v1, whole genome shotgun sequence:
taaaatacaaatataattatttgacccataggtattattatatttagttaatttcttatattttaaaaagtaaaaaacttttcTACggaacttatatttaatttccttGTGTTATAGTTATGAAATTAGGAAGAACCTTATTGCtagctaaattaaaatttactgcctgtgtaaataacattataatattatattgcttatatTCTAAGAAATTCATTTGGTATAAGACAAAAAGAAatctcatataaaaattaaaaaaatattttattctggaattaaatatttttaaaacaaaaaaaaatatgccttTTAGAGCTTCACATTAAGTTCTAATGAAAATTAAcctatgtatacattaaaataaaattatgattaagatgtgtttaaataatattattatgtttcattaacaaaaatgttaaattagagTGTAGTGTCATTTCTAACTTCAAACTTTTTTAAGGTTACACAGTTAAAGgttttatttactatagttatatacaattaataagatCCAAAAATgtcatcattaatatttaatgagtgCTTTTATTGTAGCCATGATAGTACTataagttgttttattttataaaattagaggTCAAATAATGGACTGTTTTCAAtagatatgttaaaataatttcaaaacaaccctaagatataaaattacttaaaaacaaatcatacttttattttaaattaattaaaagaaagaacattttaaaattaatgttttcaaggTTAAAATGATTATTCTAAAACTATTATAACCGGTAAGgaataaattgttgtaaaaccatttttttttcattttttataaatatatttattttttaaaattctgatGAGTTATaagtctaaatatttaattacaattttgtctATAAATTTTACCTTGTTTctactaattatataacatagagttactttaataatatacatttttaagtacttatcataatgtatatttatataataggatTAAAAGTAAAACCATAATTATTCTTTTACTTGCAATATTTGATCTAGAACTCAAATTTATcattcatgataatattatctgttttatttttattttttatttttagagccAGTTCTTCAGGAAGTATGAAATTTGAAGTACTTCAAACTCGACAGCCAATAGTTCGTGTTGCTGTTGAAGACAATGTTATTCGACAGCCTCGTGGGCCTGATAACACCAAAGGTTTTAATCATCGAAGCTAACCCTAagaatttagaaaatttaaagtaatacatttttttaagtgcaggattttcataataaaacaattataatctatattgtaCTTTTCTAATATCCAGTTGTAAATATTAAGAACACGACAATGATAATACCTctggaataaataatatttgtagagAAAAACAAAtgggaaacaaaaaaatatttattcttctcCAGTGACATATTTGATAGTTGTTGATACACATTTTACTAATGACAAGATCTAGTCAGACAAAAAtgcttgatatattataatattttcattaaatattcagtCAGAGGTATTTTTCTAtggttgtaaatttaaatgtaaataaaaaagcCGTGTGCTCAATTGACGCACTATATTTTGttgatcaattaaaattaagtatttttaaaacaaatattcttaactaaattatttaaaatttattttgtagtaatttcTGTATTGccaatattattcaattcaacaaacataaatatcttaaaaatatattatgttgaacttattcaaatttgtttaatttagcaTTCACCTAAAGACGATACTTAAATTTGTACCTTCTAATTCCTAGTgactgttctttttttttttaatcattgttaATTTTCGttcaagttttaataaattcaatagtaTTGTTGTAATTTATCGCTTATTGTAAATTAGGTTTTTGTTTCTTAAGTGATGTAAATGAAAATGGTGAAGGTATTAAGGTATGTAGAGGAATTTAGGACTATTACCTTTACAatttacttatatgtatacatatacattatacatatatttttttaaataaatttaaaaatgagtgATTAACATGTAAAGTTTTAATAagatcattaatattttataacatggtTAAGAGATTATATTAAacctatagttatataattactgcgaatatattttgtgtctatttttatcataatcctACGCAGACTTTGACAATAAATTAGACGTGTTGAATTTAcatgtattttgttaaatttaaatctgttaTCCCGAATAACTTATTCGTGATATATTTACACATCACATGGATAGTAGGTTTATCATAGGTTGATGATCCTCATGTGAATGGTTTATTTGTGCTtgaatacagtatattatttctgGGTGGTAATGATGTTTGGACGGGGCACCATGATTTAGCGCAAAGCTGATTTGGCATTCCTTGAGAATTGCATAAGCACAAGTTGCAAAAACCAACAAACACTAATTCTCCCGGATCACATGGACctataacaaaaacatttattcaaaattgtaaaacattaaGTATCTGTGAAATGTTATTTGTAAATTGATCAAGATTAtgagatattaatttttatgtttttaaatatcagtCTTGTATTAAGTGTGTCAAATTAATTCATATGACCATATACatcataaaatctaaaagtatttaatttacatatagtttattttcaaaaaaatttgtaaaggtaccaaaaattgtttaaagaaGATACCACACTACCCGTCATTTATCTATAAAACTGATTTTCTCGACAACATAGTTATGAAGACAGTATTCTCAGTAGCCTTAccaaattttaataacacataGAGAAGAGCATCATGTCATAGTTGTTGATTATTCTGTAACTTAAGGATGACTCCAAATCATAAGCGTGCACATGGGAGAGGCAGCTGGCTCCCCTGTGAGATTTTCCcttgtgaaaattatttattttatttttttctattgatttGGCTATAATGAACTAATGAATATTGATAATACGAATCGAAATgctattataaagttattttttataaagtgtGAACATTTGATTAATCAGCTGTAAATGTTGTACCCATTAGTTTTTCTcacaaaaaactattattattatttattagtgttattctatataatattgttattatgcaaTTATGATTTTTAGTGCTTACATGGCACAAAACacttaaaatacttttgacaattgacatatttttaggattaaaaggacgttatacccgcatgtgttgtctctctcccttactaatgtagatcatagcaaatttgcgttcagcagaacaggttttgtgatgttagctttaatattagtcaatttacctattatcaaacttaaaggtaataatattatctagggcatctcataggcttttattgataccttaatttttaagtgttatatttgtgtaaaatatcaaaactttaaaatgctcgtaattcgctatttttcatttttctcaaAATGTCGTTAAAATTGCCTATATCAAACCCCTTAAAATTTTTGCATCCTCTTTAATTGGTAAATGGgagtatttttaacaataatgaaCATAATGAATGAATTCATAAACTAAATTGTAGCAATGtagctattatataaatatcaagttATTGTTgctgaattaatttttgaaaattgttataaCATGTACGATTTAATCGAATGATGGTGTTTAGTACCTACACGATTCGTTTGGACTTTTGAAGCAGCTAATAGTACCTATTTTGTTCgacttgaactttttttttttaaaactgcttCTGTTATGTGCTACTCTTGtttaaatgtgaaaaattaTTCGCTAACTTAGTTCTGTAAAACGAATAAATACATCAGACATTTAAAAGTCTCAAAAACAATGAGATTTTTATACGAGGACGTTTTAAATTAGTGATCAGCGACCATTTATTGTAGGTAAGTTTACAGCGTTTCGGTTAAACTATCACGAAAGTTGACgacaacactataatattattataacgtttcgTGAACACCAACGTCACCCAATcgattgtaaaattttaatattaagcaGTTGGAACGAGAAAACaccgttataataattatattatataacattccCAATGGTTGTGTGCCCAAATATGGCTATAAATACATATGGAAATATTGCCAATATATAGCCTTAAGGTTACTATGTTACGTAATATCAGTGGGGAAGtatgataatcattaatcattgttCCGGCTTGTTCGTCTGCAGAGAGACAAATAACATCAGAATCACCCTAAATCGTGCTTTGTATTGTATGACCGTAACGCATATCGTTTTAACAGCTATCCGCTATTGTCACATCGTGGGTACTTGATTCGTTGCAACTTTTCAATGTGTATAAATACACTTTGATtcgttgataaaataatataaattaaaagaatatgACGGATTTTAGGTTGGAGGTAGGGGATTAACTTCCTCA
This genomic window contains:
- the LOC132920970 gene encoding uncharacterized protein LOC132920970 — protein: MRTTRDCARHESPEPLKMRIGGRVFYQLQLLIAVFSAVATASVHGLRNVRPEGPCDPGELVFVGFCNLCLCNSQGMPNQLCAKSWCPVQTSLPPRNNILYSSTNKPFT